The stretch of DNA CAGATGTTCGAATAGCAGGCCAGTAAGCGCAAAGTGCCCCAGGTGATTGGTGCCGAACTGCATCTCGAAGCCATCGACCGTTTCGTGACGAGGAATGGCCATGATGCCTGCGTTGTTGATCAGCACGTCGAGGCGCGAGTGATTCTGGGCGAACTGCTTGGCGAAGGACTGAACCGACGCGAGGTCGGCCAGATCGAGGGGCAGGATCTCGAGCTCCGCATTGGAGAAAGAGCGTCGGATCGAAGCCGCCGCCGCTTCGGCCTTTTTCGCACTGCGACAGGCCAGCACGACACTGGCTCCGGCTCCCGATAGTTCGCGCGCGGCCTCCAGGCCGATACCGCTATTGGCACCGGTGACGACGAACACACGCCCCCTTTGATCGGGAATCTGTCGGGTAGTCCAGTCTGGCATTGCGTTCTCCTCGGTGACCGCCTTCAGAACGATCCGATCATGATTTTCCGACGTTCGGTCGAAGCGACCAGCTCCCGCCAGATCGAGTCTTCGAGTTGCCGAGCCTGTGGGGAGTCGAGTTCCTCGACGTGCGCGTGCAACTCGATCAGAAGACCGCGCAGTTGAGCATTGACCGCATCCAGATTCGAGATCAGCAGACTGCCGTCCTCTCCGCGTGAAGCTTCGTCGAGCCGCGCGGCCAGATCGGAGTCATTCACCACGGAACTCGCCTCGGCAAAGATACTTCGCAGTTCCGAGTTCTCTTCCACGCGACGCTGCGCGGCTCGTTCGAACTCCTGTCCGCTTTCGATCAGGAGCATGGCCAGCACGCTCGTACTGGATTGTTGGTAGGCATCACCCAACGCGGGAGCGGTCTTCGTCAGAAGATGGGCCGCAGCCACATCGAAAAGGCGCTTCACGTCCGGCTTCACGTCAATCTTCCCAGGGTGTGCAGGACCGCGCGGTCCTGACTATTGCCCACCAACCACGCCGACAGCGCCAGGATGAAATCCTGGTTCTTGCCGTCGGTGAACTCCTTCGCACCCGAGACCCAGATCGCCTGGCCCTTCACGCTCGAGAACACTTCCCACCAGTGCAGTGCATCGGGATCCGCCTTGAAACCGCTGGCCTGCTCCCAGATGCGAATCGCCTCGAGATTCGAAACCAGCCCGCCGGCCCGTTCGTCGCGCGCCCAGCGCCAGACCGGATTGATGGACCACGCAAGGTCTTCGAGTGGGTCGCCCAGATGGGCCATCTCCCAATCGAGAATGCCATGGATCCCACCTCGATCGTCGTACAGGAAGTTTCCAGTGCGAAAGTCGCCGTGCACGACGCTCAGACGGGTCGGGGCCGGGGGAGGATTGCGCCGCAACCAGCGGATCGCCGCACGGATGATCGGCTGGGGGCAGAGTTCGTCGCGATCGATGCGCGCTTCCCAATACTCCAGTTCGCGCTTCCAGCACAGATCCGGCGCGACCGATTCCATCACCTCGAACAGACCCAGTGCCTTCGGATCAGCCCGGGAGATCTCTCCGAGAATCGCCCACTTCCGTTCGGCGTAGCTCTGGGCGTGCTGCGCGTACGGTGGAGCGACGATCGCCTGCGGTCCAGCTTCGAAACCGACGAGTTCTTCCATCACGAAAAACGGATAGTCGAGCCAGCGCTCGTCCTCTTCGAGCCAGAGAGCCTCGGGTACGGGCACAGACGTGCCGTAAAAAGCCCTGTAGGCACCGAATTCGATGGCGCGCTCGGTTTCAATCAGACTTCCGGGAGGATCGCGTCGCAGAATCAACGGTCGGCTGATCGGCTGGGTCCCGTCGCGATACGAGAGCACGAAGCGATAGGTCTCACGCGACGCACCGCCGAAGATGCGATCCAGATCCCGGACCTGGAGTTCTTCCACGTCTGGCAATTGGGTCGAAATATAGGCGGCGAGCCGAGCTTCGAGATCCGACATTCCGGCATTATGGCACTCTGGCAGACGGCCGGGTTCTCGAGGGCGGCAACCCGATGCACGC from bacterium encodes:
- a CDS encoding SDR family NAD(P)-dependent oxidoreductase, whose protein sequence is MPDWTTRQIPDQRGRVFVVTGANSGIGLEAARELSGAGASVVLACRSAKKAEAAAASIRRSFSNAELEILPLDLADLASVQSFAKQFAQNHSRLDVLINNAGIMAIPRHETVDGFEMQFGTNHLGHFALTGLLFEHL
- a CDS encoding phosphotransferase family protein, whose amino-acid sequence is MSDLEARLAAYISTQLPDVEELQVRDLDRIFGGASRETYRFVLSYRDGTQPISRPLILRRDPPGSLIETERAIEFGAYRAFYGTSVPVPEALWLEEDERWLDYPFFVMEELVGFEAGPQAIVAPPYAQHAQSYAERKWAILGEISRADPKALGLFEVMESVAPDLCWKRELEYWEARIDRDELCPQPIIRAAIRWLRRNPPPAPTRLSVVHGDFRTGNFLYDDRGGIHGILDWEMAHLGDPLEDLAWSINPVWRWARDERAGGLVSNLEAIRIWEQASGFKADPDALHWWEVFSSVKGQAIWVSGAKEFTDGKNQDFILALSAWLVGNSQDRAVLHTLGRLT